GCATCACGAAACTGTTGGCGGTTCTCATCCGACTCGCGTTGCTTGGCTTCCGACTCCGCTCGCTTGGCGGCCGCCGCCAGCTTCTCCGCCTGCTCGCGATCTGCTTTGAGTTGCGGGTTCTTCAGTTCGGCCCACTGCCTCCGAAGCGACGCCACGTTGCGAGTCGTTGAATCTTCGAATTGACGATGAGCGAACTCAAATTCTTTCTGAAGCGTCTTCGCTTCCTCACGATCAGGCCCCGATTTCACCAGCTCGTCCAGCGTGCCATTGATGAAAGGCAAGAAAGCCTGCTCAGCATCGGCATGATCCTTTGGGACAGTGAAATAGCCATCCGCTTCAAAGCCTTTGATCGCGATTTCGATGAGTTGATCGTTCAGCTTCGCCAACTCCTGGTGAACAACATCAGGTTGCCCTTCGGCTTCGTATTGGTTGACCCGTTTGGCGACGTCATCCAGCGTCTCGATGAATTCGAGATAGATTTTGGAAGCCTTGAACTGACTGGGTTTTGACAGCGGGAACAGCGCCGACCCAACATACTTTTGCATCGCGTCCTTCCAAAACCGCTTGCCGATCCTGGGGTCCTTCGAGAGTGCGTGTTCGCTCGCGACCGTCTGCTGGTTCCCCGACCCGAACATGTACTTGTCGAAGAAGGCACGATTGCGTTCACCAATGGATTCCTGAAGTGCTGGATCGCCCGTGGGAGACGCCAACGCGACTCGCATCAGTTCGCGACTGCGTTTCTCGCCTTCGATCATTCGTTTCACCCGTTCTTCGTATGCCGGGGTTCCCTTTTCAAGCACCTCAACACGCTGGCCTTCCTCGCTGGCTTCCCGTATTTGGAACCATTCATCGACGATCTGCTCGGGCGTCATCGGCTTGATCGAAGACACAACGATTGCGGGAGCATTGGCGTTGCCTGAGAGAGAAGTGTCGCTGGTCGATGAACCGACTGAATCGCCGGTGCCACTCGTTACGTCCATCGCCACCGGGCCGACTTCCTCGCGGCCCGACAAAAACAGAAACGCGCCCGCCCCCAGCAAAGCCAAGACCGCGACCGCGGTTCCCACACCGAGAATAGCGGCGATTGGAAGCGAGGAGGAACTGGATTTGGTCGCGGCTCGAGGTGGGCGGTAGGGCTGAGCGGATTGCAGTGGATCGCTGGCCTGCTGAACCGGCATTCGACGTGCAGGCGAAGTGCCCCGCGCCGAAGTGGCGGGAGGAGACACCGCTGTCTTCTGCCGTGAGCTGGCTGGCTTCTGAGCGGGAATGGTGGTCTGTATTTTCTGCTGGCACTTCGGGCAGTTCAAAACCACACGACTGCCAGCTTCGCCCCGATATTTCAATCGCGTTTGGCACTTGGGACACTGGATGACCAGCTCAACACTCATCGAAAATCGCCCCCTGATTCAGCACTCGAACTTTTTCGCGAGACGACTCCAACGAGAAACGGCCTGCCAACGTTTCGCCTTTCAAGCGTCGGATACCTACGAAGATAGCGGTTTCGATGGGGCAAGGTGGGTTCCCTCAACGTGTGTCATGATTAGGCTTGCGTTTCATCTTTCTTGGACGCGATGAACTGCACCAAGTTCCACCGCCAATTCCCCCTTCGCTTCGCGAACGCCTTTCGATTGCAACCATGCCCCATCCCGAAAACATTCTGGTGACCGGAGCGACGGGCATGATTGGTGCCCCGGTGGTGAGACGTGCGGCGGCCGCGGGTCACCACGTGCGGGCGGTCGTGCGATCGGGATCGGATCGTCGGGTTCTGGATGGCTGCGACGTGGAGTGGGTGGATTCGGATTTGACCAATCCCAATGCCGCTTACCAAGACGCGATTCGCAAGAGCGACGTGATCGTTCACACCGCGGCGCACGTGGGTGACTGGGGGCCAGTGTCGACCTACCGAGCGATCAACTTGGACGCGGTCGAAGACCTGCTGCGTTTTGCATCAGGCTCGGATCGATTGCGTCGGCTCGTTCACCTCAGTGCACTCGGTGTCTACCAAGCCAAGCACCACTTCGGCACCGATGAAGCCACACCCGTCGACCTTCGCGGTTTCGATGGCTACACCCACACAAAAGCACTCGCGGAAGGACTCGTGAATGCCGCTCACCAAAAGGACGGCATGCCAACCGTGATCGCTCGACCCGGGTTCACTTATGGCGAAGGCGATCGACGGATTTTGCCAAGGCTGATGCAGCGATTCCGAAACGGTTCGATCCGGATGATCGGCGACGGCCAGCGAGTGCTGAACAACACCAACATCGACAACCTCATCGACGGATTGTTCCTGTGCATCGACCACGACGCGGCCGTGGGCGAGACCTTCAACTTGCGAGACGAGCGTTTGGTCACGCGAGCGGAATTCCTCGGCGCGGTGGCGGACTTCCTTGAGCTTCCACCTCCCAAACGTGTTCCGCTGTGGTTCGCCAAAGTCGCTCGCCCGGTCCTCGAAACCTACGGCCGAATTCGCGGTGCGGACGAGCCACCTTTGCTGACCGGCGCGACAATGAAGTTCATGACGCTGAACTTGGACTTCAGCATCAAGAAAGCCAAACGCTTGCTCGGCTATCAACCGCGAGTCGATTTTCGCGAA
This portion of the Rhodopirellula bahusiensis genome encodes:
- a CDS encoding NAD-dependent epimerase/dehydratase family protein, with translation MPHPENILVTGATGMIGAPVVRRAAAAGHHVRAVVRSGSDRRVLDGCDVEWVDSDLTNPNAAYQDAIRKSDVIVHTAAHVGDWGPVSTYRAINLDAVEDLLRFASGSDRLRRLVHLSALGVYQAKHHFGTDEATPVDLRGFDGYTHTKALAEGLVNAAHQKDGMPTVIARPGFTYGEGDRRILPRLMQRFRNGSIRMIGDGQRVLNNTNIDNLIDGLFLCIDHDAAVGETFNLRDERLVTRAEFLGAVADFLELPPPKRVPLWFAKVARPVLETYGRIRGADEPPLLTGATMKFMTLNLDFSIKKAKRLLGYQPRVDFREGIQDALKWAAENASH